Genomic DNA from Pseudomonas helmanticensis:
ATTGCAGCTTCTGCTGGGTTTTGGCGTTGTCGAGGGCTTCGCTGGCCTTGCTGTCAGCGCTTGGCGACAGATAGAGAGCGGTCGAGCCGATCACCGCAATGGCGATCAGGCCGAGCAGCATCAAACGAGGGGTTTTGCGCTCACTCATGAGTCGTCTCCAGTGGCAGGACGTGGGCGACGCTGAGACGTTCGCGGGTGAAATACAGCTTGGCGGCGTTCTGGATGTCTTGCGGAGTCACGCTTTCCAGATCGGCGAGTTCGGTGTCCATCAGCTTCCACGACAGGCCGACCGTTTCCAATTGGCCGATCGCCGTGGCCTGACTGGTGATCGAATCACGTTCGAAGACCAGACCGGCGATCACTTGCGCACGCACGCGTTCCAGTTCTTCAGCGGACGGCGCGGTGGTTTTCAGCTGTTTCAGCAGTTTCCACAAACCAGCCTCGGCTTGCGCCATGGTCTTTTTCTTCTGCGTATTGGGCGTTGCCGACAGGGTGAACAGGCTGTCGCCACGGGTGTAGGCGTCGTAGTTCGAGGAGCCGCCGGAGACCAGCTCTTCGCCGCGCTCCAGTTGTGTCGGGATGCGACCGCTGTAACCGCCGTCGAGCAGTGCCGAGATCAGGCGCAGGGCGTTGACCGAGCGCTTGTCTTCAGCGGTGGCGATGCTTGGCACGTTGAAACCGAGCATCAGGCTAGGCAGTTGCGTCTGCACGTGCAGGGTGATCTGGCGTTCGCCGGGTTCGGCCAGTTCCAGCGGTATTTTTGCGGGCGGCACATCGCGCTTGGCGATCGGGCCGAAATAGCGTTGGGCGAGGGTTTTCACTTCGTCCGGGGTGACGTCGCCCACCACCACCAGCGTGGCGTTGTTCGGCACGTACCAGGATTGGTACCAGTGGCGCAGCTCTTCGACCTTCATGCGGTCGAGGTCAGCCATCCAGCCGATGGTCGGCGTGTGGTAGCCGCTGGCCGGGTAGGCCATGGCCTTGTAGCGCTCGTAAGCCTTGGACATCGGCTTGTCATCGGTGCGCAAACGGCGCTCTTCCTTGATGACTTCGATTTCCTTGGCGAACTCGTCGGCCGGCAGGCGCAGGTTAGCCATGCGGTCGGCTTCCAGTTCAAACGCCACGCCCAGACGGTCGCGGGCCAGCACCTGGTAATAAGCGGTGAAGTCGTCGCTGGTGAAGGCGTTCTCTTCGGCGCCCAGATCGCGCAGGATCAGCGACGCTTCGCCGGGTCCGACTTTCTCGCTGCCCTTGAACATCATGTGCTCAAGCGCGTGAGACAGACCGGTCTGGCCCGGGGTTTCGTAGCTGGAACCGACCTTGTACCAGACCTGCGAGACCACCACCGGCGCGCGATGATCTTCGCGCACGACGACCTTGAGGCCGTTGTCGAGGGTGAATTCGTGAGTCGGTTGCGGGTCGGCCGCCAGGGCCGAAAGGGGCAGGCAGACTGTGCTGAGCAGCAGGCCTGCGGCGCGGCGGGCTAGAGCATTCATTCGTTTTTTAACCTGTTGGGCTGCCCGCTTGGTCTTAGCGTAGGCGGGCGAGGAGGTGCTAGGATACTGATCCGTTTTACTGGCGGCCACGCCTATCAAGCCACTGATCGGTCGATAGGTTGTATGGGTTCCCGGCAGAAGCTTTGAGTTTGTCAGCTAAACTCTGCGTTTTCGCCGACGATGCCGTTCCAGTCCTTCGTATTAATCGACCTTTGAGGTGCCTGTGGCGCCTCGACAAAATGTTGCGCGTGAACAAGCTGGATGAAACACAGTCTGTTCTGCATCGAATATTTATTTGCCGGGGCGCCCTTATGGCGCGTCGCTACCGTGAGATAGCCGTCCTCCATGTTTGGTTCCAACGACGACAAGAAGACCCCAGCTGCGGCTGGCGAGAAGAAAAGCCTGTTCGGATGGCTGCGTAAGAAACCGCAGGAACCCGTCGTCGAACAGCCGCCCGCGATTCCCGAGCCTGCGCCGGAACCTGCTCCGGTAATAGAAGAAGAGCCGGCACCGATTGTGCTGCCGCTTGCCGAGCCGGTGTTGCAACCGGTTGAGCCCGAGCCTGCGCCTGAAGCGCCTGTGGCGGCTGAATTGCCGCTGACTCCGGCGGCCGCGCCGTGGCTGACATTGCCGGTGGCCGAAGAGCCGGTGGCACTGGTTGAAGAGGCTGCGCCGCACATCACGCCAGTGATTCCTGCGCCTGCGTTCGTGGCCGAAGTCGCTCCCGCAGTTGCAGGTGTAGTTGAGCCGATTGTTGAGCCTGCGCCGGTTGCTGCAGCACCTGTTATTGCAGAACCTGTAGTCGCTGAAACTATCGTTCCCGAGCCTGTTGCTCCAGTAGTTGTCGCCCCTGTTGCCCCGGTCATTCAACAGCCCGAGCCTGCACCTGCACCTGCACCTGCACCTGTCGCCGCTACGCCAGTTGTGCCGGTCGAAGTGCTCGCTGAAGCGCCCGTCGAAGCCCCGCGCACCGAAGAATCCAAAGCCGGTTTCTTCGCCCGCCTGAAACAAGGCCTGTCGAAAACCAGCGCCAGCATCGGCGAGGGCATGGCCAGCCTGTTCCTCGGCCGCAAAACCATCGACGACGATCTGCTCGATGACCTCGAAACCCGTCTGCTCACCGCCGACGTGGGTGTCGAAGCCACCACGCAGATCATCCAGCGCCTGACCCAGAAGGTCGCCCGCAAAGAACTGGCCGACGCCGACGCCCTGTACAAATCCCTGCAAGCCGAACTGGCCGCGATGCTCAAACCGGTCGAACAACCGCTGAAAATCGTCTCGCAGAACAAGCCATTCGTGATTCTGGTGGTTGGCGTCAACGGCGCTGGCAAGACCACCACCATCGGCAAACTGGCGAAGAAGCTGCAACTGGAAGGCAAGAAAGTCATGCTCGCCGCCGGTGACACCTTCCGCGCCGCCGCCGTGGAGCAATTGCAGGTCTGGGGTGAGCGCAACAAGATCCCGGTGATTGCCCAGCACACTGGCGCCGACTCGGCTTCGGTGATCTTCGACGCCGTGCAGGCCGCCAAGGCCCGTGGCATCGACGTGTTGATCGCCGACACCGCCGGTCGTCTGCACACCAAAGACAACCTGATGGAAGAACTGAAAAAGGTTCGCCGGGTGATCGGCAAGCTCGACGCCGACGCACCGCACGAAGTGCTGTTGGTGCTCGACGCCGGTACTGGCCAGAACGCCATCAACCAGGCCAAGCAATTCAACCAGACCGTCGAACTGACCGGCCTGGCGCTGACCAAGCTCGACGGCACCGCCAAGGGCGGGGTGATTTTCGCCCTGGCCAAGCAGTTCGGCCTGCCGATCCGCTACATCGGCGTCGGTGAAGGCATCGACGACTTGCGTACCTTTGAAGCCGAACCCTTTGTCCAGGCACTGTTTGCCGAGCGGGAGCGTTCATGATTCGTTTCGAACAGGTCGGTAAGCGCTACCCGAACGGTCACGTCGGCTTGCATGAGCTGAGCTTTCGAGTCCGTCGTGGCGAGTTCTTGTTTGTCACCGGTCACTCCGGTGCCGGTAAATCCACCTTGTTGCGCCTGCTGCTGGCGATGGAGCGTCCGACCAGCGGCAAACTGCTGCTGGCCGGGCAAGACCTGAGCACCATCAGCAACGCGCAGATTCCGTTCCTGCGCCGGCAGATCGGCGTGGTGTTCCAGAACCACCAGTTGCTGTTCGATCGCACGGTGTTCAACAACGTCGCGTTGCCGCTGCAGATTCTCGGGCTGTCCAAGGCCGAAATCGCCAAGCGCGTCGATTCGGCGCTGGAGCGCGTGGCGCTGTCGGATAAAACCGATCTGTACCCGGGCGATCTGTCCACCGGTCAGCAACAGCGCGTCGGCATTGCCCGCGCCATCGTCCACCGTCCGGCCTTGCTGCTGGCGGACGAACCGACCGGTAACCTCGACCCGCGTCTGGCGGCCGAGATCATGGGCGTGTTCGAAGACATCAACCGTCTCGGCACCAGCGTGCTGATCGCCAGTCACGACCTCGCACTGATCGCGCGCATGCGCCATCGCATGCTGACCCTGCAACGTGGCCGCTTGATCGGCGACGGGGAGGCCGGCGTATGAGTGCGACACGCAGTCCAAAGGTTTCCGAGCGCGTGGCCCCGAAAGCCGCCGATCCGCAGCCACCGAAGAAGAAAAAACACGACGATGACGACGGCCCGGACTTCGCCACGCTGTTCCGTGCATGGATCGAAAGCCATCGCGCCAGCCTGCTCGACAGCCTGCGTCGTCTCGGCAAACAACCGATCGGCAGTTTCTTCACCTGCATGGTGATGGCTGTGGCGCTGAGCTTGCCGATGGGCTTGTCACTGCTGCTCAACAATGTCGAGCGCCTCGGCGGCTCCTGGCAGCGTGCGGCGCAGATTTCGCTGTATCTGCAACTCGACGCCAGCCCGCAGCAGGGTGAAGCGTTGCGCGAACAGATCAAAGGCATGCCCGGCGTAGCTGACGCTGAATATGTCGGTCGCGATCAGGCGCTGGAAGAGTTCCAGCAGCAGTCAGGCCTGGGCGAAGCCCTGCGCGAGCTGCCGGAGAACCCGTTGCCCGGCGTGGTGCTGGTCACCCCGAACGAAGTCGACAAGCCGACGCTGGAAGCATTAAGACAAAAACTTTCCGAGCTGCCGAAGGTACAACAGGCGCAACTTGATCTAGTCTGGGTCGAGCGTCTGGCCGCCATCCTCAAGCTTGGCGATCGTTTTGTCTTCGGTCTGACGGTGTTGCTGGTTTCTGCATTACTTTTGGTGATAGGCAATACCATTCGTCTTCATATTGAAAACCGCCGCACCGAGATAGAAGTGATTAAACTCGTCGGCGGCACTGACAGCTATGTGCGGCGTCCTTTCCTTTATATGGGCGCGTTGTATGGCTTCGGTGCGGGGCTACTGTCCTGGGGTCTGTTGGCATTTGGCTTGAACTGGCTGAACGATGCAGTGGTTGGGCTGGCCGGCTTGTACGGCAGTGATTTCGCTCTGGCCGGAGTGCCAGTTGCCGACGGTCTGTCACTCTTGCTTGGCGCGGTGCTGTTGGGTTATATCGGTGCATGGATTGCAGTCGCACGTCATCTCAGGGAGCTGGCGCCGAAGTAGAATCTTTTTTTGCGCGTGATTGGCCTTGCGGTTTTTTTGGGAACTTGTACTTGAATTCCCGGTCAATTTTTCGCAGTGCCGAGAGGCACGAGTATGTAAGTGGGAGGTTTTTTCGTATGACCAATTCTTTGCAGCCTGCGTATGCGTTGGTTCCGGGTGCGAACCTGGAAGCTTACGTGCACACCGTCAACAGCATTCCATTGCTGACGCCGGAGCAGGAGCGTGAACTGGCCGAGAGTCTCTACTATGAGCAGGATTTGGGGGCGGCTCGGCAGATGGTGCTCGCCCACCTGCGTTTTGTCGTACATATCGCCCGTAGCTATTCCGGCTACGGTCTGGCTCAGGCTGACCTGATCCAGGAAGGTAACGTCGGCCTGATGAAGGCCGTGAAGCGTTTCAACCCGGAAATGGGTGTGCGTCTGGTGTCGTTCGCCGTGCACTGGATCAAGGCGGAAATTCACGAGTTCATCCTGCGCAACTGGCGCATTGTGAAAGTCGCGACCACCAAGGCCCAGCGCAAGCTGTTCTTCAACCTGCGCAGCCAGAAGAAACGCCTGGCGTGGCTGAACAACGAGGAAGTCCACCGTGTGGCGGAAAGCCTCGGCGTCGAGCCGCGGGAAGTGCGCGAGATGGAAAGTCGTCTGACCGGCCATGACATGGCCTTCGACCCGGCTGCTGAAGCCGACGACGACAGCGCTTTCCAGTCGCCGGCCAACTATCTGGAAGACCACCGGTATGATCCGGCCCGTCAACTGGAAGATGCCGACTGGAGCGACAACTCCAACCACAACCTGCACGAAGCGCTGGAAGTGCTGGACGAACGTAGCCGCGACATCCTCTACCAGCGTTGGTTGGCAGAAGAAAAAGCCACGCTGCACGACCTGGCGCAGAAGTACAACGTGTCGGCCGAGCGGATCCGTCAGCTCGAGAAGAGCGCGATGAACAAGCTCAAGTTGTCGATCGCCGCATAACCGGCGAGCAGGCAATAAAAAACGCCCCGATCAGCGATGATCGGGGCGTTTTTGTTGGAAGATCAAAAGATCGCAGCCTGCGGCAACTCCTACAGGTGGCCGCATTCCCATGTAGGAGCTGCCGCAGGCTGCGATCTTTTGCTGTTAAATCACTGCGACCAAGGTGCCCGCCGCGAATCGTTGAGGCCCAGCAGATAGCTATCACCACCCAACTGACTCATCTGCTGCCGAATCCACCCGGCCCGACGCGAGACATAAGCGGTCGGATGACTGGCACTCCAGACTCGCGGGTTTGGCAAAACGGCAGCCAGATAACTCGCCTGCTGGCGTGACAACGACTTCGCGCTCACGCCAAAGTGATGGCGGGCCGCGGCTTCGGCCCCAAACACTCCGTCATCCCACTCGACGCTGTTCAGGTACACCTCAAGAATCCGCTGCTTGGGCCAGAACACCTCGATCAGCGCGGTAAACCAGGCTTCGAGGCCTTTGCGCAGATAGCTGCGACCGGCCCAGAGAAACAGGTTCTTCGACACTTGCTGGCTCAAGGTGCTGGCGCCGCGAATCGAGCCGCCCAGTTCGTTATGGGCAAGCGCTGCCTGGATCGCACTGAAGTCAAAACCCCAGTGCTCGGGAAACTTCTGATCCTCGCCAGCCATGACCGCGACCTTGAGGTCGTCGGAGATTTCGTCCCACGGCTTCCATGTGCGTTGCAGGTCAATCGGCTCGCCGTCGACCCAGGATTCGACCTTGCGTTCGACCATCAGCGCCGTGCCCGGCGGCGGCACGAAGCGAAACACCAGCACCAGCAAGACGCTGCCACCCGCGAACCAGAGCAGGGCCTTCGTGAGAC
This window encodes:
- the ftsE gene encoding cell division ATP-binding protein FtsE, whose translation is MIRFEQVGKRYPNGHVGLHELSFRVRRGEFLFVTGHSGAGKSTLLRLLLAMERPTSGKLLLAGQDLSTISNAQIPFLRRQIGVVFQNHQLLFDRTVFNNVALPLQILGLSKAEIAKRVDSALERVALSDKTDLYPGDLSTGQQQRVGIARAIVHRPALLLADEPTGNLDPRLAAEIMGVFEDINRLGTSVLIASHDLALIARMRHRMLTLQRGRLIGDGEAGV
- the rpoH gene encoding RNA polymerase sigma factor RpoH, producing MTNSLQPAYALVPGANLEAYVHTVNSIPLLTPEQERELAESLYYEQDLGAARQMVLAHLRFVVHIARSYSGYGLAQADLIQEGNVGLMKAVKRFNPEMGVRLVSFAVHWIKAEIHEFILRNWRIVKVATTKAQRKLFFNLRSQKKRLAWLNNEEVHRVAESLGVEPREVREMESRLTGHDMAFDPAAEADDDSAFQSPANYLEDHRYDPARQLEDADWSDNSNHNLHEALEVLDERSRDILYQRWLAEEKATLHDLAQKYNVSAERIRQLEKSAMNKLKLSIAA
- the ftsX gene encoding permease-like cell division protein FtsX, with translation MSATRSPKVSERVAPKAADPQPPKKKKHDDDDGPDFATLFRAWIESHRASLLDSLRRLGKQPIGSFFTCMVMAVALSLPMGLSLLLNNVERLGGSWQRAAQISLYLQLDASPQQGEALREQIKGMPGVADAEYVGRDQALEEFQQQSGLGEALRELPENPLPGVVLVTPNEVDKPTLEALRQKLSELPKVQQAQLDLVWVERLAAILKLGDRFVFGLTVLLVSALLLVIGNTIRLHIENRRTEIEVIKLVGGTDSYVRRPFLYMGALYGFGAGLLSWGLLAFGLNWLNDAVVGLAGLYGSDFALAGVPVADGLSLLLGAVLLGYIGAWIAVARHLRELAPK
- a CDS encoding M16 family metallopeptidase — translated: MNALARRAAGLLLSTVCLPLSALAADPQPTHEFTLDNGLKVVVREDHRAPVVVSQVWYKVGSSYETPGQTGLSHALEHMMFKGSEKVGPGEASLILRDLGAEENAFTSDDFTAYYQVLARDRLGVAFELEADRMANLRLPADEFAKEIEVIKEERRLRTDDKPMSKAYERYKAMAYPASGYHTPTIGWMADLDRMKVEELRHWYQSWYVPNNATLVVVGDVTPDEVKTLAQRYFGPIAKRDVPPAKIPLELAEPGERQITLHVQTQLPSLMLGFNVPSIATAEDKRSVNALRLISALLDGGYSGRIPTQLERGEELVSGGSSNYDAYTRGDSLFTLSATPNTQKKKTMAQAEAGLWKLLKQLKTTAPSAEELERVRAQVIAGLVFERDSITSQATAIGQLETVGLSWKLMDTELADLESVTPQDIQNAAKLYFTRERLSVAHVLPLETTHE
- the ftsY gene encoding signal recognition particle-docking protein FtsY, whose product is MFGSNDDKKTPAAAGEKKSLFGWLRKKPQEPVVEQPPAIPEPAPEPAPVIEEEPAPIVLPLAEPVLQPVEPEPAPEAPVAAELPLTPAAAPWLTLPVAEEPVALVEEAAPHITPVIPAPAFVAEVAPAVAGVVEPIVEPAPVAAAPVIAEPVVAETIVPEPVAPVVVAPVAPVIQQPEPAPAPAPAPVAATPVVPVEVLAEAPVEAPRTEESKAGFFARLKQGLSKTSASIGEGMASLFLGRKTIDDDLLDDLETRLLTADVGVEATTQIIQRLTQKVARKELADADALYKSLQAELAAMLKPVEQPLKIVSQNKPFVILVVGVNGAGKTTTIGKLAKKLQLEGKKVMLAAGDTFRAAAVEQLQVWGERNKIPVIAQHTGADSASVIFDAVQAAKARGIDVLIADTAGRLHTKDNLMEELKKVRRVIGKLDADAPHEVLLVLDAGTGQNAINQAKQFNQTVELTGLALTKLDGTAKGGVIFALAKQFGLPIRYIGVGEGIDDLRTFEAEPFVQALFAERERS
- the mtgA gene encoding monofunctional biosynthetic peptidoglycan transglycosylase, translated to MLRTIFRRLTKALLWFAGGSVLLVLVFRFVPPPGTALMVERKVESWVDGEPIDLQRTWKPWDEISDDLKVAVMAGEDQKFPEHWGFDFSAIQAALAHNELGGSIRGASTLSQQVSKNLFLWAGRSYLRKGLEAWFTALIEVFWPKQRILEVYLNSVEWDDGVFGAEAAARHHFGVSAKSLSRQQASYLAAVLPNPRVWSASHPTAYVSRRAGWIRQQMSQLGGDSYLLGLNDSRRAPWSQ